In one window of Actinomycetota bacterium DNA:
- a CDS encoding CpaF/VirB11 family protein, whose protein sequence is AEEVFELDVALPNVASMQTRPARADRPAVDLRRLVAGFLRMAPDVAIVGEVRDREALPLLLTLSSGVKGYTTIHAGSARQALTRLRFVCQLADTHSELPMSALNALVIEAVDIVVHCSRVDDHPRVNEVIAVEDSQTGPDSAAFTVTEVFNRPTWDAPLTWTGSLPTRIRRPLAEAGHDLRQLVDVALAPVPAGADRPADGVQMHTLGRAAT, encoded by the coding sequence CGGCGGAGGAGGTGTTCGAGCTCGACGTGGCGCTGCCCAACGTCGCCTCGATGCAGACCCGCCCCGCCCGTGCCGACCGCCCCGCCGTCGACTTGCGACGGCTCGTCGCGGGGTTCCTGCGCATGGCACCCGACGTCGCCATCGTCGGTGAGGTGCGAGACCGGGAAGCGCTGCCTCTTCTGCTCACGCTGTCGTCCGGTGTGAAGGGCTACACGACGATCCACGCCGGCTCGGCCCGCCAGGCGCTGACGCGGCTGCGGTTCGTGTGCCAGCTGGCCGACACCCACAGCGAGCTGCCGATGTCCGCGCTGAACGCACTCGTGATCGAGGCGGTCGACATCGTCGTGCACTGCTCGCGGGTGGACGACCACCCGCGGGTCAACGAGGTCATCGCGGTCGAGGACAGCCAGACCGGGCCCGACTCGGCCGCGTTCACGGTGACCGAGGTGTTCAACCGCCCGACGTGGGACGCCCCGTTGACCTGGACCGGCAGCCTGCCCACCCGCATCCGCCGTCCGCTCGCCGAGGCCGGTCACGACCTGCGCCAACTCGTCGACGTCGCCCTCGCTCCGGTCCCAGCGGGTGCGGATCGACCCGCTGACGGGGTCCAGATGCACACGCTCGGGAGGGCGGCGACGTGA